TGTTGTACTGATTACCTGTACAGTTATAATGAAATATTGTTTAAATTACAGCAGTATAGGCAATCAATAATCTTCATAAATTCAAGGGTTTCTTGAGTGTtcgtttgttttaaaaataaagaaattattttaggtagaaagacagagaagccaaaagaaaagaattctgTATCTGAATGAATTCAAAATTTTGAATgaattcaaaaaattttattttattttgaatgaattcaaaaaatttttctaaattttaccaaaatatcataaaactttttaatgatttagaaatgtaaatactgttttttttccttctcaagaacACCTGAATTTTCACAACATGGAAAAGCATGATATTGACATCAGAGTTTGAATGCCAATCATATTAAATCTTActacttcaaaaattttattgagtTTCTACAGTATGTTATCATTAGCAAGATATCCAGAACAATTTTGCATATATAACTTGCTTTCCTCATAATCTTCAAGGCAAGAGCTGTAAGAGACAGAGACAGTAGGATAGTAGAAAGTATCCTTTCTAACTTTCTAAGCAGAAAGTTTGCTGCTCACATTAAACAAAGTAAGACCctactatttatttttagataacaTAGTTCAAAGATTCTTTTGCTAGAGCTGGGGAAATAAAAAACCATCCTGATTATCCTAACAAGATGAATGTTCATGGCTTTCATTGTTATCGTTCTACAAACCATTCTTGTATTTGGTCTCTAACCCCACCTCTATCTCCTATACAGAGAGCAATTGCagacaaagaatataaaatgccCTCCACATGTCAGGCATTATGTCTGGAGCCAATATCTCCAGCCTGACACCAGGATTCTTTATCTTGAATGGTGTTCCTGGGCTGGAAACCGCACACATCTGGATCTCCCTGCCATTCTGCTTCATGTACATCATTGCTGTTGTGGCCAACTGTGGACTCATCTACCTCATCAGCCATGAGGAGGCCCTGCATCACCCCATGTACTACTTTCTGGCCCTGCTCTCCTTCATAGATGTCACCCTGTGCACCACCACGGTACCCAACATGCTGTGCATATTCTGGTTCAACCTTAAGGAGATTGACTTCAATGGCTGCCTGGCTCAGATGTTTTTTGTCCACATGTTGACTGGGATGGAGTCTGGGGTGCTCATGCTCATGGCGCtggaccgctatgtggccatctgctaCCCCTTACGCTATGCCACCATCCTCACCAGTGCTGTCATTGCCAAGGCTGGTCTTGCCACTCTGCTGAGGGGTGTGATGCTCATCTTTCCATTCACTTTCCTTACCAAGCGCCTGCCCTATTGTCGAGGCAACTTCATTCCCCACACGTACTGTGACCACATGTCTGTGGCCAAGGTGTCCTGTGGCAAAGTCAAGGTCAATGCCATCTATGGTCTCTTGGCAGCCCTCCTGATTGGGGGCTttgatattttctgtatttctatgtCTTACACTATGATCTTGCGAGCAGTGGTGAGTCTGTCTTCTGCAGATGCTCGTCACAAAGCCTTCAGCACCTGTACGTCTCACATATGTGCTATTGTCATTACATACGTTCCAGCCTTATTCACCATTTTTACTCACCgctttggggaaaaaagcatTCCTCCTCATGTCCATATCATAATTGCTAATCTCTATTTGATGTTGCCTCCTACCCTGAACCCAATTGTATATGGAGTCAAGACCAAGCAGATCCGGGAAGGAGTCATCAAGTTACTTTTTAAGGAGAAAGATATCTTAGCTGCGAAATAGATTAAAGCATTAATATTGAAAAGCAAGGAAGGACAAATGATATTTTAGATGAGATTCTTGAGTGTAAATTTTAAACCTCATTGTTTCATTGAATATCTGCTATACTATTAACTGACCTTTTTGTAGAATTCATCaatggttaaaattaaataaataagaaatatgcCTATGAATTTGAGGACTTTTTCCTAAAAGGACTTCcacagtaattttaaaactattttaaataatgtgatGCATCGAGTCCTAATGATTTGTATGTTGAACAAGCCTCTAACCGGGTGTgcatcataaaaaaataaaagatttactgACCCTGTGTTGGAGATTCATCTGTTCTTGGGGGAAACccatagaaaaagaaatctgagtctgtttcataaGGCCCTTCTCTTATTCTAATGACTTCATTTACTTCACTATTCCTCTTACCACATCATTTTGTATTACCGGGTTTAGTTTTTTAAACTATCCCATGTCTACATAAGCTGTATGGAATTTCCCCTATTAAGGAgaataatattcaaatatttcaatCGATGTGATCTAAATGAAAACTATGAAGGTAAGCAAGGAAATAGAGTCATAGAaacttagaacaaataatttcttaaGGATAACTCTGGAAGATTTTTGGAGTAGACATGGAATAAGTCCTTGAAATAATTGTGAAGTGCtagtaagagtcagacacgactgagcgacttcactttcacttttcactttcatgcattggaggaggaaatggcagcccactccagtgttcatgcctggagaatcccacggacggcggtgcctggtgggctgccgtctatggggtcgcacagagtcggacatgactgaagcgacttagcagcagcagcagcagcagtaggaaataGATGAAATTCACCAGCAATATCTATAATCGTTTGGGTTTGGCTgactttatagttttgttttctttaagttCAGCTACCACAAAGCTGAAGATCTAGATTTTTGACTCCAGGTGAGGTTGATCACTCCAAGCAAGCTTGCATAATGGCTAAGTATTCACAAACACTGATTTCTTGTTTCTTGTAACAGGCCTTGTTACGAACTGCAAAATTTGGAAAGCTAGGAAACTGTTCTTGGACCATTACTGGGCacttccagaccacctgatctgcctcttgagaaatttgtatgaaggtcaggaagcaacagttagaactggacatggaacaacagactggtttcaaataggaaaaggagttcgtcaaggctgtatattgtcaccctgtttatttaacttatatgcagactacatcatgagaaatgctggactggaagaaacacaagctggaattaagattgccgggagaaatagcaataacctcagatatgcagatgataccacccttatggcagaaagtgaagaggaactcaaaagcctcttgatgaaagtgaaagcggagagtgaaaaagttggcttaaagctcaacattcagaaaacgaagatcatggcatccggtcccaccacttcatgggaaatagatggggaaacagtggaaacagtatcagactttatttttctggactccaaaatcactacagatggtgactgcagccatgaaattaaaagacgcttactccttggaaggaaagttatgaccaacctagacagcatattcaaaagcagagacattactttgccaacaaaggttcgtctagtcaaggctatggtttttcctgtggtcatgtatggatgtgagagttggactgtgaagaaggctgagcgctgaagaattgatgcttttgaactgtggtgttggagaagactcttgagagtcccttggactgcaaggagatccaacgagtccattctgaaggagatcagccctgggatttctttggaaggaatgaagctaaagctgaaactccagtactttggccacctcatgggaagagttgactcattggaaaagactctgatgctgggagggattgggggcagtaggagaaggggacaacagaggatgagatggctggatggcatcaccgacatgatggacgtgagcctgagtgaactccggaagttggtgatggacagggaggcctggcgtgctgtgattcatggggtcgcaaagagttggacacgactgagtgactgatctgatctgatctgatctaagcaTGAAGATACATTGTATACTGATTTCCATTACCTATATCTGTCTGTACACTGAGGAAATGCAGCTCTAGATCAAAGTTTTCTGAGTTTTATGAACTTTATTGTCAATCCAAACCATGTATTGTGACAGGTAGTTGtgaaatgcacattttaaatatacatttattaaaattgaagTGTATCATTGAAAGTAATTTGAAAAGTATGCTATATGTCTGCTAAAAATTTTGAACACTATGATATGTAGCAGAGATTTCTGAAGATATATTACACCAAAAATGCTAGTATACTTGCTATTAGATCATCTTGATTTGATATTTTGACGATTTCCAGCAAGGATGGTAGTGTAAATGTCAACAAGAACACAATTTCCCCTGACactctaaatatatataaaaatactagattaaatatatttctgaaattataGAGAGGAAtatctaaaagcaaaaaaaaaatagaaataaaaagagaaatcacaaAAGTAAGGGAAGAGATGAAAATTTAGTACATATACaaaacttttggagaaggcaatggcaacccactccagtactcttgcttggaaaatcccatggacggaggagcctggtaggctacagtccatggggtcgcgaagatcagacacgactgagcgacttcacttttacatttcacttccatgcattggagaaggaaatggcaacccactccagtgttcttgcctggagaatcccagggatagcagagcttggtgggctgacatctatggggtcgcacagagtcggacacgactgaagtgacttaacagtagcagcagcagcacacatgaaAGTTCAAAGACTGTGCCACATACAAAGAAAGAACACTTCAAGAGATTACAATAGAGAGGTTAAAAATATTAGCACTAcaataatgattaaaaacaaaattcagttcagaCAGGCTGGGAATAGGTTAcatgtaaagaaaacaaaagagaaaataggtatggtaaaagaaaaacaagagaagagggaagaaagagaggagggaagggaaataaatgggaggagacagaatgaaaaagaaatatagatgtATTTTTGCAATTATTATGCAATTATTGCTAtgcaataataattattattattatgtaattattatGTCCTACCTTGCAACTCCAAGTTTCAGATGAGAGTAAGCTCAGTTCTGAGCTTTAAAAATTACAGTGATTGTATTTAAAATTATCCATGTTGTTTTGTGAAGCATTATTTGGATCACTTTCATTTCTCAGTAATATTGTGACTAGTGAATATACAATTATTTATTGTACTCTTGAAGACTTTTTTGATGAACTCCTGTTAATAATACTCCTATGAACAATCTTGTATATATCTTTTGTATACATCTTTTGCAGCAaatatttgtgcatttctttGGTTTACAACTgcagagtggaatttctggatcatatggtatttatagCTTAGTTTTTGGTATATAGCAACAACTATATTCCAAGATGGTTGCACTAATTTAAACTCTTATCCACAGTATGAGAATTCTAGTCACTTTCTATTCTTCCCAGCACTTGATATTGTCAGAACTGTGGTATTTCAttagcagagacatcattttgctgacaaaggttcatatagtcaaagcaatggttcttccagaagtcatgtacaaaggtgagagttggaccataaagaaggctgagagctgaaaaattgaCCCTTTCTaactgtaatgctggagaagactcttgagagtcccttggacagcaaggagatcaaaccagtcaatcctaaaggaaatcaaaccagaatagtcattggaaggactgatattgaagctgaagctccaatactttggtcacctgttgcaacgagctgactcactggaaaagaccctgatgctggggaagattgagggcaggaggagaagtgggtgacagtggatgagatggctggatggcatccctgactgaatggacatgagtttgagaaattccaggagatagtgaaggacagggaagactggcatgcttcggtccatggagccacaaagagacagacacaactggctgagcaacaacaaaaggatcttaatttgcattttcctggtgaTGATGAGGATGGAATACCCTCTCATAAATCCTAGGTTATTGAACACTTTTTTTCAATGAGGCAGGTGGAAGCTAAACCTTTTGCCCATTTCACTTTAGAATATTGTTTTCATATACATAGGTATATAggatttctttatgtattttgtaaaCCTTCTCTCAGTTACATATGTTgccatatattttcttctaaccaGTGACTTCCACTTTTAATgacttgaaaatattaatattattgtttaCTCAATATTTTTAGAAAGGTTTGAGCCCCATACATGACAGGCAGATAAAGTTatgacaaaaattataaagctGGAATTGAAGCACTCTGGGAACTAATATATAATTGTAGTTTATACTTCAGTGAATACTAGACACAGTTCATATGTCCTaccaaagaaaaaatgttaaaatagacAGTAATTATTGAGGTCTCcccattttcaaatatattctagatatagACTTAGTTTCAACAAAGCTAAAATTACCTGTTCTCTCATTAGAGACCTAAATAGTATCTACCTGTGAAGCTCTAAACAAATGTTTTCCCTTTGCTTGGAAAACCCCCAGAGAAGTCACTAACCAATGTAGTACAGTCATTCTGAGCAAGATCAGTCATGaatatggattttaaaatatttgacatcAGGCTGAGTTTGAGCGATTCAGAAGAAAAACCAAGTGGCACACAGACACTACTAAAGAGGAGGGTTTGAATCATAGGGTGGTTGAATAAGGGAGACTAAATTATCTTACTTTTGGTCTTCTGAAACCAATGGGATTTGCCAACTGCCATGAAGAGAAAGTAGAAATGCAGGAAAAATTAAATGTAGGTTAGGCATTAGAGAAAGAAGACTGTGTGATGTTGATATGACAAGGACCAAAGATAGTATTGCAAACAAGCATATTTCTGTACAATAATAGAAAAATTTCTCTGCTCTCCAAAGGCAGAGGAATCTTCCTTAGGAAATGGTAAGACTTTCACCAAAGTATAtcttatatagcacagggaattctactcatcATCTTGCAATAAAGTTTAATGCTGTACAACCTGTAAATATACTGagtcactatgctatacacctgaaaccaatataGAGGTTTAAGAGATGGCTAGGCATGGCtttacttgtatttattttatagagcCAAATAACGGTAGTAATACCAAATGTATTTGTGATAGTCTtgtatattttgttgaaaatgtcCTGGCCTGTGGTCAAAATCTCCATGGTTTTTCTTAATACTAAAAGAATTCACAGTTGAGAAGatagttttaaaactttacagctctaatccttttttctttctagaaaattttgcttttatcctgttttatatattgatattatttatatagcattattttaaattttttctaccAATTAAAGTAATGGTTAAAAAAAGCACTTATAGACAACTTGAGGCTAAATCTCATAGTGAGagagtgacagagagagagaacacaatcaagattagaattttggaaaagtaTGTGATATGGGGAAGattaaaatataacagaaaataaataaagtattttatgaaaatgataaaaatatacagtataaaatacaataaaatacaatataatcAAGTTGGCTATCAAAAGAGACTAaagaagaagttttaaaaatataagtgaagAATTTTCTCAGAAAAGAAGGATCCTGAAATCTTTTGATATTAATCATAAAAACTTTATATGTGTCCCAGAGTACAGAAGAAAACTGGAACTCTAACTTTCCCAagttatgcttttgaactgtggtgttggagaagactcttgagagtcccttggacagcaaggagatcaaaccagtcaatcctaaaggaaatcagtcctaatattcattggaaggactgatgaagaagctgaaactgcaatactttggcctcctgatgtgaagaactgattcatgggaaaagacctggatgctaggaaagattgaaggcaggaggaaaaggagatgacagaggatgagatggttggatggaatcaccaacacaatggacatgagtttgagcaagccccaggagttggtgaaggacagggaagcctggcttgttgcagtccatgtggttgcaaaaagtgcgacacgactgagtgactgaactgaactttcccaAAACACAGCTTGATTAACAAATATTATGCCCTATCCAATATAATGTTTCATAGCTATTTGGGGGCtaaaactaacacacaaaaaagacatGAGCATATGATtacttatataatatgtatatattctctGCTTACCGACATAGAGATTCAagagaataaatagaaaacatgagAATTAATTAGAGTCTAACATTGCCATTAgttaaatataaactaaaatctttcacttttatcaacaaGAAACAATTAGAGATATAATAGATGTGCCTATGGCTGTGCTTTTTAAGCTATAAATCTTTGTAACTTTTTGGCCTATCAAATATTTTGTCCATGATTATTATGACTTGGAATATCAAGAATTGTAGAGAGATCATGCTCAGCTTGGAAGACATGttcaataattcagttcagttcagttgctcagtcgtatctgactctttgcgaccccatggagcacagcacgcagggcctccctgtccatcaccaactcccagagtttacccaaactcatgtgcattgagtcggtgatgccacccagccatctcatcccctgtcgtccccttctcctcctgccctcaatctttcccagcatcagttcagttcagttcagtcactcagttgtgtccgactctttgcgaccccatgaatcacagcacaccaggcctccctgtccatcaccaacttccggagttcactcagactcacgtccatcatgtcggtgatgccatccagccatctcatcctctgttgtccccttctcctactgcccccaatccctcccagcatcagagtcttttccaatgagtcaactcttcccatgaggtggccaaagtactggagtttcagctttagcttcattccttccaaagaaatcccagggctgatctccttcagaatggactggttagatctccttgcagtccaagggactctcaagaatcttctccaataccacagttcaaaagcatcaattctttggtgctcagctttcttcacagtccaactctcacatccatacatgaccacaggaaaaaccatagccttgactagaaggacctttgttggcaatgtaatgtctatgcttttgaatatgctatctaggttggtcataactttccttccaaggagtaagcatcttttaatttcatggctgcagtcaccatctgcagtgattttggagcccaaaaaaataaagtctgacactgtttccacatctatttcccatgaagtgatgggaccagatgccatgatcttcgttttctgaatgtggagttttaagccaactttttcactctccactttcactttcatcaagaggcttttgagttcctcttcactttctgccataagggtggtatcatctgcatatctgaggttattgctatttctcccggcaatcttgattccagcttgtgcttcttccagcccagcatttctcatgatgtactctgcatataagttaaataatcagggtgacaatatacagccttgatgtattccttttcctatttggaaacagtttgttgtccatgcccagttctaactgttgcttcctgacctgcatacagatttctcaagaggcaggtcaggtggtctggtattcccatgtcttgaaaaattttccacagtttattgtgatccacacagtcaaaggctttggcatagtcaataaagcaaaagtagatgtttttctggaattctcttgttttatttttgatgatccagaagatggcaatttaatctctggttcctctgccttttctgaaaccagcttgaacatctggaagttcacagtttacgtattgctgaagcttggcttggagaatttgcggcatcactttactagcgtgtgacatgagtgcaattgtgcagtagtttgagcattctttggcattgcctttctttgggattagaatgaaaactgagcttttacagtcctgtggccactgctgagttttccaaacttgctggcatattaagtgcagcactttcacagcattatcttttaggatttgaaagagcacaactggaattccatcacctacactagctttgatcgtagtgatactttctaaggcccacttgacttcacattccaggatgtctggctctaggtgagtgatcacaccatcatgattatctgggtcatgaagatcttttctgtacagttcttctgtgtattcttgccacctcttcttaatatcttctgcttctgttcagtgcaaaccatttctgcccttcatttagcccatctttggatgaaatgctcccttagtatctctaattttcttgaagtctttcccattctgttgttttcctctctttcttttcactgatcactgaggatggctttcttatctgtcctcactattctttggaactctgcattcagatgggtatatcttgccttttctcttttgtttttcatgtctattctttttacagctatttgttatgcctcctcagacagccattttatgtttttgcgtttctttttcttggggacggtcttgatccctgtctcctgtaaaaatCTCATGAACCTCCATCATCATCAggcacactgtctatcagatatagtcccttaaatctatttctcactttcactgtatagtcataagggatttgatttaggtcatacctgaatgatatagtggttttccctactttcttcaattaaatctgaatttggcaataaggagttcatgatctgagccacagtaagctctcagtcttgtttttgctgactgtatagagcttgtccatctttggctgcaaagaatattatcaatctgattttggtgttggccatatgtagagtcttctcttgtgtttttggaagagggtgtttgctatgaccagtgccttctcttggcaaaactctattagcctttgccctgcttcattctgtactccaaggccaaatttgcctgttatttcaggtgtttcttgaattcctacttttgcatttcagttccctataatgaaaatgacatctttttggggtgttagttctaaaaggtcttgtaggtcttcataaaaccattcaacttcagcttcttctgcattactggtcggggcatagacttggattactgtgataatgaacggtttgccttggaaaagaacagagatcattctgtcattttgagattgcatccaagtactgcatttcagactcttttgttgactatgacggctactccatttcttctaatggattcctgcccacagtagtagatataatggtcatctgagttaaattcacccattccagtccattttagttcactgattcctagaatgttgacattcactcttgccatctcctgtttgaccacttccatttttccttgattcatggacctgacattccaggttcctatgcaatatcgctcTTTATGGCATCGGGCCTTGAtactatcaccagtcccatccacaattgggtgttgtttttgctttggctccatcccttcattctttctggagttattattATACACTGATCTTTAGTAGTGTATTGGtcacctacccacctggggagttcatctttcagtgcaaTAATTAGGTGCTCACAAAATACGACTATAATCCAGTGAACACAACAGAAAGGATCTCTTGTAGGAAGGGAAATTATATTACTTAAGAGAATCAGTTTTATTAAAACTGAGTCCATCATTTGGAAATTTGTAGATAAGACAAAAGCAAGGGCTAGTGAATGGCCTAGGAATAGGAACAGATACCTATAGGAAGAGTTAACAATAAAAAGCCAAGCAAGACCAGGTCTTTGTTATTATGTTTGCACTGTTTGAATTATTTTGATTTGGTAGAAGACTCAAGACTGTTGAGTAGGATCAAATAGCACAGTCAGGCTACAAAAAGATGATTTCTCCTCTAAACATACTTTATATTGTGCAAATACTTGTCCATCTTTTGACTCTGACTAAAAAACTACTACCTTCTTTTATAGGACATATTTATTGAtatcaaaagtaaaatattttgcaaTTGACCATCATGCATGGAGTCAAAGCTCCAGCCTGACACCAAGATACTTCATCTTCAATGAGATTCCTGGACTGGAACCTCCACACATCTGGATCTCAGTGCCAATCTGACTCATTTACATCATTGCTGTCATGGGGAACTGTGGCCTTATCTATCTTATCTGTCATGAGGAGGCCTTTCATTGGCTCGTGTATTAATTCTAGCCTTACTGTCCCTTACAGATGCTAGTGGGTGCCCTTCATTTATTCCCAATATTTTGTGTATCTTTTGGCTCAGTTTCAGAGAGATTGACTGTAATGCCTGCCTTGTGCAGATGTTTTTCATCCACATGCTGATAGGCATGGGGTCTGGTGTGCTCATGCTTATGTCTCTGGATTGCTATGTGACCATTTGCTACCCTCTACGCtattcttccctggtagctcagatggtacagaatctgcctgcagtgtgggagaatggggttcaacctctgggtcaggaagatcccgtggaaaaggaaatggcaacccactccaggattcttgcctggaaaatcccatggacagaggagcctggcgggctacagtccatgtggtcacaaagacttggacacagctgagcaactaacacacatcaTGATATTCTTCCATCCTCACCAACACCATAATTACCAAAGTTGGCCTTGTAACCTTGACTTGAAGTGTGTTGCTTATGATACCATTCACTTTCCTGATCAAGTGTCTTCCCCACTGCAAAGGCAACCTCATTCAACACACTTATTGTGAACATATGTCTCTGACAGAACTATCCTGTGGCAACATCAAGAATAATGCCATCTATGGTCTCATAGCTGCCATGTTGATTGGAGGGTTTgatattttctgcatttttatgtCTTATACTATACTTAACCATGCTGTAGGAAATGTATCCTCTGCAGATGCTCATCACAAAGACGTCAGAACCTGTACTTCACATATATGTGCTATTGTCATCACCTATGTCCCAGCCTTCTTCACTCATCACTTTGGGGAACACAGCATACTTCATCATATCAACACTTTAATAGCCAGCCTCTATCTACTGCTGCCCCCCACCTTGAATCCTATTGTCTATGGTGTGAAGACCAAGCAGATCTGTGCAGGAGTGATCAAACTGTTTTTTAGAGAGGAAGACACTTTGAATATAAGATAAATTTAATATACAGAATCTGGATTTAgaataattataaagaaatataagagaacAAGCATAAAACTTAATAACCATTAGGTCAAAAGAAAATACCTGTCAATATTCTCTTATGAGAtttatgaaactaacacaaaatttatAATCTGAGAACTCTAATttgatagaaaaaataaaattgacaagaaaCTATTGTATTCCCCTGAAGTTTAACTTTAGTTAGATCTTGTGGAATGGATGCACAGAATGAAATAATAGAATATACAACTTGAAGTAAATGCTTGATGATGAAAGCACTTTGATCCAAACACCGTTAGGGAGTATATAGTAAAGAATAAAGAAGGTCTGGTAGCCTGGAGAAACTCTAGAGGTTTGAGGAAGGCACCTAAGTGAACTGTCATGTGTGTTACAGGGAAGCAAGAAACACTTTCCT
This genomic window from Bubalus bubalis isolate 160015118507 breed Murrah chromosome 16, NDDB_SH_1, whole genome shotgun sequence contains:
- the LOC102411145 gene encoding olfactory receptor 52N2-like, with protein sequence MSGANISSLTPGFFILNGVPGLETAHIWISLPFCFMYIIAVVANCGLIYLISHEEALHHPMYYFLALLSFIDVTLCTTTVPNMLCIFWFNLKEIDFNGCLAQMFFVHMLTGMESGVLMLMALDRYVAICYPLRYATILTSAVIAKAGLATLLRGVMLIFPFTFLTKRLPYCRGNFIPHTYCDHMSVAKVSCGKVKVNAIYGLLAALLIGGFDIFCISMSYTMILRAVVSLSSADARHKAFSTCTSHICAIVITYVPALFTIFTHRFGEKSIPPHVHIIIANLYLMLPPTLNPIVYGVKTKQIREGVIKLLFKEKDILAAK